In Persephonella sp., a single window of DNA contains:
- the mrdA gene encoding penicillin-binding protein 2 — protein sequence MNTDRAKKLMYIFIAMFVILEARLFYLQVIKGDYYREISNKNHIRIMISNPPRGKIYDRNGILLAYDEPSFQIYTYPYLIKKRFEEIKKNFKNILQIEIPKKIEEKILKGYSNKVIIKKRLTHQQVTKFINNWQFFEGIFLEVQPRRVYTEYARYMPHLLGYVGLPSEKELKEEPDLTPDTLIGKSGAEKIFDKYLRGKYGIKAVMVDARGRIIKTLWEKQPKRGSDIYLTVDARVQKIAYEAFRESGQKSGAVIVVDPKTYDIISLLSFPIYDIQKFSDGLNKKDWEDLLKNKYKPLFNKALNGMYPPGSIFKITVALAALQEGVVAPYQKIYSGPQFQIGKWVYRNWDPRGCGKIDVIQALEMSCDTYFYQVGLDLGSEKISFYARLFGLGEKLSPEIEQKKGRIPDSQWKISNIGEPWYLGDTVNYSIGQGFLAITPFDSTKILVPVLNGGYVLKPKLLKAYFDMERRRFVEVETQQIRKLHIKNFFYKVIKKALYKVVYGEKGTAKLLSLAPVKNGGKTGTAQVFRHKKRKEKIEKWYLQNHAWFVDFAPYRKPRYVISVFVEHGIGGSKTAVPITKSILEKMHAEGILNENR from the coding sequence ATGAATACAGATAGAGCAAAAAAGCTTATGTATATTTTTATAGCCATGTTTGTCATTTTAGAGGCAAGACTTTTTTACCTTCAGGTGATCAAAGGTGATTACTACAGGGAAATATCTAATAAAAACCACATAAGAATAATGATATCTAACCCCCCAAGAGGAAAAATATACGACAGGAATGGAATTCTTTTAGCCTATGATGAGCCCTCTTTTCAAATATATACTTACCCTTATCTGATCAAAAAAAGATTTGAAGAAATAAAAAAGAATTTTAAAAATATTTTACAAATAGAAATACCAAAAAAGATAGAAGAAAAAATATTAAAAGGATACTCAAATAAAGTGATAATAAAAAAAAGGCTTACACATCAGCAGGTAACAAAGTTTATAAACAACTGGCAGTTTTTTGAGGGGATATTCCTTGAGGTTCAGCCGAGAAGGGTTTATACAGAATATGCCAGATACATGCCCCACCTACTTGGGTATGTTGGACTTCCATCAGAAAAAGAACTGAAGGAAGAACCTGATCTTACACCGGATACCCTTATTGGAAAAAGTGGGGCTGAAAAAATATTTGATAAATACCTGAGAGGGAAATACGGTATAAAAGCTGTTATGGTCGACGCAAGGGGAAGAATAATAAAAACCCTGTGGGAAAAACAACCAAAAAGGGGAAGCGACATATACCTCACAGTTGATGCGAGAGTGCAGAAAATAGCTTATGAAGCCTTTAGAGAGTCTGGGCAGAAGTCTGGGGCTGTTATCGTTGTTGATCCCAAAACATACGACATTATTTCCCTTCTCAGCTTTCCCATATACGACATTCAGAAATTTTCTGACGGTTTGAACAAGAAGGATTGGGAAGATTTATTGAAAAACAAATACAAACCACTGTTTAACAAGGCTTTAAACGGAATGTATCCACCGGGATCAATTTTTAAAATTACTGTAGCCCTTGCAGCACTTCAGGAAGGGGTTGTTGCACCTTACCAGAAAATATACTCGGGTCCCCAGTTTCAGATTGGAAAATGGGTTTATAGAAACTGGGATCCAAGAGGCTGTGGAAAGATAGATGTTATACAGGCTCTTGAGATGTCATGTGATACTTATTTTTATCAGGTTGGTCTTGATCTTGGATCAGAAAAAATAAGCTTTTATGCCAGACTTTTTGGACTGGGAGAAAAACTTAGCCCTGAAATTGAGCAGAAAAAAGGAAGAATACCTGACTCGCAATGGAAGATCTCAAACATAGGAGAACCGTGGTATTTGGGTGATACTGTTAACTACAGTATAGGTCAGGGTTTTTTAGCAATCACACCATTTGACAGCACAAAAATACTCGTTCCTGTTTTAAATGGTGGATATGTTCTGAAACCAAAACTCCTCAAAGCATACTTTGATATGGAAAGAAGAAGGTTTGTTGAGGTTGAAACACAGCAGATAAGAAAACTCCACATAAAAAACTTTTTTTATAAAGTAATAAAAAAAGCCCTCTACAAAGTGGTTTACGGAGAAAAAGGAACAGCAAAACTGCTGTCTCTGGCACCTGTAAAAAACGGGGGGAAAACAGGAACAGCACAGGTTTTCAGACATAAAAAAAGGAAAGAAAAGATTGAAAAATGGTATCTTCAAAACCATGCATGGTTTGTTGATTTTGCCCCCTACAGAAAACCCAGATATGTTATATCTGTATTTGTTGAGCACGGTATTGGAGGAAGTAAAACAGCTGTTCCGATAACTAAATCAATATTAGAAAAAATGCACGCAGAAGGGATACTGAATGAAAACAGGTAG
- a CDS encoding rod shape-determining protein — protein sequence MFLDRIIGLFSNDIGIDLGTANTLVFVKGKGIVLSEPSIVSVDTRTGKAIAVGEESKQMIGKTPKEIEVIRPLKDGVIADFDVTQEMLKYFIKKVHSNMSLTKILRPRPRVIIGVPSGITTVEKRAVIDAARQSGAREVFLIAEPMAAALGAGLPIQSPGGNMIVDIGGGTSEIAVISLSGLVLSESIKIAGDEMNTAIIQFMKREHNLLIGEQSAERIKIELGSAYPSERDKESMVVPGRDLRGLPGSVEIKGEEIRHALEPVIQNIINAVRLALEKTPPELSADIVERGIVLAGGGSLLHGMDIRLREETNLPVYYCDDPLTAVARGIGQALDDIDLIRKISLQ from the coding sequence ATGTTTTTAGACAGAATTATCGGACTATTTTCTAACGACATCGGAATTGATCTTGGAACAGCAAACACCCTTGTATTTGTCAAAGGTAAAGGGATAGTTCTCTCTGAACCTTCTATAGTTTCAGTTGATACAAGAACAGGAAAAGCTATCGCAGTTGGGGAAGAATCAAAACAGATGATAGGAAAAACCCCAAAAGAGATTGAGGTTATAAGACCTCTTAAAGACGGGGTTATAGCAGACTTTGATGTAACACAGGAGATGCTCAAATACTTTATAAAAAAGGTTCATTCAAATATGTCTTTAACAAAGATACTAAGACCAAGACCTCGGGTGATAATAGGTGTTCCTTCAGGTATCACGACAGTTGAGAAAAGAGCCGTTATTGATGCAGCAAGACAATCTGGAGCAAGGGAGGTTTTTCTTATTGCAGAACCTATGGCTGCAGCTCTTGGTGCAGGTCTTCCTATACAGTCTCCGGGAGGAAACATGATAGTTGATATAGGTGGGGGAACTTCCGAAATAGCTGTAATCTCTTTATCAGGTCTTGTTCTTTCTGAGTCCATAAAGATCGCCGGAGATGAGATGAACACGGCAATAATACAGTTTATGAAAAGAGAACATAACCTTCTTATAGGGGAGCAGTCTGCAGAAAGGATCAAGATAGAGCTTGGATCTGCTTACCCTTCTGAGAGAGATAAAGAAAGTATGGTTGTTCCAGGTAGAGATCTTAGAGGTTTACCTGGAAGTGTTGAGATAAAAGGAGAAGAAATAAGACATGCCCTTGAGCCTGTTATACAAAACATAATAAACGCAGTTAGACTTGCCCTTGAAAAAACACCTCCTGAACTTTCTGCAGATATTGTTGAAAGAGGAATAGTTCTGGCAGGAGGAGGCTCTCTTTTACACGGAATGGACATAAGATTGAGGGAGGAGACAAATCTTCCTGTTTACTACTGTGACGATCCTTTAACTGCTGTTGCAAGAGGTATAGGACAAGCTCTTGATGACATTGATCTGATTAGGAAAATATCACTGCAGTAG
- a CDS encoding DegT/DnrJ/EryC1/StrS family aminotransferase: MIPIIKPVFGVEEEKTVLEIMKSGQITRGKWTLKFKEAFCDYVGSTFCHTVCSGTAALYIALKALGINSKEDVVIVPSISFMATIDAVILAGGTPVVVDVGEDYCMDPVQLEKAVEKYSPKVVIPVHLFGQTADMDRINQICREKGIYVLEDSAQAHGAEYKGKKAGNLGDMSAFSFYASKNVAMGEGGAILTNRVELDEKISNWIEFGNHPALNLRITEFQAGIGYWQLQKLDETNEKRRKIAQLYNEEFKDLPGLILPKEFEGRKHVYHIYALRHPERDKIVEKLIQEGIGARVYYEYTLHQLRNAEHLDCSFGEKITKEIFAIPVHAALKNDEVSYIIETVKRIINNL, encoded by the coding sequence ATGATACCAATTATAAAACCTGTTTTTGGTGTAGAAGAAGAAAAAACTGTCCTTGAGATTATGAAAAGTGGACAGATAACAAGAGGAAAATGGACATTAAAGTTTAAGGAAGCATTTTGCGACTATGTTGGATCAACATTCTGCCATACAGTTTGCAGCGGTACAGCAGCTTTGTACATAGCCTTGAAAGCTCTCGGTATAAACTCAAAGGAAGATGTTGTTATAGTTCCTTCAATCAGTTTTATGGCAACAATAGATGCTGTTATTCTTGCAGGAGGAACACCTGTTGTTGTTGATGTTGGAGAGGATTACTGTATGGATCCTGTTCAACTTGAAAAAGCCGTTGAAAAATACAGCCCCAAGGTTGTAATACCGGTTCATCTTTTTGGTCAGACAGCTGATATGGACAGAATAAACCAGATATGTAGAGAAAAGGGAATTTATGTTCTTGAAGATTCAGCTCAGGCTCATGGGGCAGAATATAAAGGGAAAAAAGCTGGAAACTTAGGTGATATGTCTGCGTTCAGTTTCTATGCATCAAAAAATGTTGCTATGGGAGAAGGAGGGGCTATCTTAACAAACAGAGTTGAACTTGATGAAAAAATATCTAACTGGATAGAGTTTGGGAATCACCCAGCTTTGAACCTTAGAATAACCGAGTTTCAGGCAGGAATAGGATACTGGCAGCTACAGAAATTAGATGAAACAAATGAGAAAAGAAGAAAAATAGCCCAGCTTTACAACGAGGAGTTCAAGGATCTTCCTGGGCTTATTCTTCCTAAAGAGTTTGAGGGAAGAAAACATGTTTACCACATATACGCCCTCAGGCACCCTGAAAGGGATAAAATTGTGGAAAAGCTAATTCAGGAAGGTATAGGAGCAAGGGTATATTACGAATACACACTTCATCAGCTGAGGAATGCAGAACATCTTGACTGTAGTTTTGGTGAAAAGATAACAAAAGAGATATTTGCCATTCCTGTTCATGCAGCTTTGAAAAATGATGAGGTGTCTTATATCATAGAAACAGTTAAGAGAATAATTAACAATCTGTAG
- the rodA gene encoding rod shape-determining protein RodA, which translates to MKTGRLLSGYDPYILLPVIFLIIWSIINIYSATIHEYKNLYMKQALYGTVGMLILLILPKVDYRKIVNISPFIYLIGVLSLVVVIFAGTTILGAKRWISLGLFTIQPSEFMKFVLIITTAYILGSGKEKVNTKKMITAGLIAGIPFFLTMKQPDLGTAVTLLIPVAVMLFVGGLSKKIIYGVIVVSILSSPFIWDHLKDYQKKRITAFINPEADPFKSAYHILQSKIAVGSGQITGKGFLQGTQSKLFFLPEQHTDFIFATIGEEWGFILSSLILLIYLILGLRIFYWGIKVKDPEGKYICFGAGSLILVQAFINIAMTIGLAPVVGITLPFLSYGGSSMVTFSLIVGIVLSVIRFHKIEKLHFS; encoded by the coding sequence ATGAAAACAGGTAGATTACTTTCAGGCTATGATCCTTATATACTGTTGCCTGTGATATTTTTAATAATCTGGAGTATTATAAACATCTACAGTGCAACAATCCATGAATATAAAAACCTTTATATGAAACAGGCTCTGTATGGAACTGTAGGAATGTTAATTCTGCTGATACTCCCAAAAGTTGATTACAGAAAAATCGTTAATATTTCCCCGTTTATATACCTGATAGGAGTTTTATCCCTTGTAGTTGTAATATTTGCCGGAACAACAATTTTAGGGGCAAAAAGATGGATAAGTCTGGGTCTTTTTACAATCCAGCCTTCAGAATTTATGAAATTTGTGCTGATTATAACAACAGCTTACATCTTAGGATCAGGAAAGGAAAAAGTAAACACAAAAAAGATGATAACAGCAGGTTTAATAGCTGGAATTCCATTTTTTCTTACGATGAAACAGCCTGATCTCGGAACTGCTGTAACACTGCTTATACCTGTTGCGGTCATGCTTTTTGTTGGGGGATTAAGCAAAAAAATAATATATGGAGTTATTGTTGTCAGTATTCTATCATCTCCTTTTATATGGGATCACCTGAAAGACTACCAGAAAAAAAGGATTACAGCATTTATAAATCCGGAAGCCGATCCTTTTAAAAGTGCATATCACATACTCCAGTCAAAAATAGCTGTAGGATCAGGACAAATCACTGGTAAAGGATTTTTACAGGGGACACAGTCAAAGCTTTTTTTTCTGCCTGAACAACACACAGATTTTATCTTTGCAACAATAGGAGAAGAATGGGGATTTATTCTTTCATCACTTATTCTTCTAATATACCTGATTTTAGGATTAAGGATATTCTACTGGGGAATAAAGGTGAAAGACCCTGAAGGAAAGTATATATGTTTCGGAGCAGGTAGTCTGATACTGGTTCAGGCTTTTATAAATATTGCCATGACAATAGGTCTTGCTCCTGTTGTGGGGATAACCCTGCCGTTTCTCAGCTATGGGGGAAGTTCAATGGTAACATTTTCTCTTATAGTTGGAATTGTTCTAAGTGTAATAAGATTCCACAAGATTGAAAAACTGCACTTCAGCTAA
- the ribE gene encoding 6,7-dimethyl-8-ribityllumazine synthase yields MRSIEGQLNAEGLKFAIVVGRFNNLITEKLLEGAVDCIIRHGGSEENITVIRVPGSFEIPLTAKKAAKTGRYDAVICLGAVIRGATPHFEYVASEVTKGIALVSLETEIPVSYGILTTDTLEQAVERAGTKMGNKGFDAALTAIEMVNVLKGLE; encoded by the coding sequence ATGAGAAGTATTGAAGGACAGCTTAATGCAGAAGGTTTAAAGTTTGCCATTGTTGTGGGAAGGTTTAACAATCTCATTACTGAAAAACTTCTTGAAGGTGCTGTTGACTGTATAATAAGACATGGTGGCTCTGAAGAAAACATAACAGTTATAAGAGTTCCAGGATCATTTGAGATACCTCTTACAGCAAAAAAAGCAGCTAAAACAGGCAGATACGATGCTGTTATATGTCTTGGGGCTGTTATAAGAGGGGCAACACCACACTTTGAGTATGTTGCTTCTGAGGTGACAAAAGGTATAGCCCTTGTTTCTTTAGAAACAGAAATTCCTGTTTCATACGGCATATTAACAACAGATACTCTGGAGCAGGCTGTTGAGAGAGCAGGAACAAAAATGGGTAACAAAGGGTTTGATGCGGCGCTGACAGCGATAGAAATGGTAAATGTCTTAAAAGGGCTGGAATAA
- a CDS encoding Gfo/Idh/MocA family oxidoreductase, which translates to MEVFCLKVGIVGTGNMGSKYIKKFEILGLDAVLIDLDSKKLAEHPDKFSKYTDIDEAVKKEDISHLFIATDPRSHIPLAKKALERGINVMVEKPPSIDPSELEEAVDFAEKKGAVLSVSEIELRANTVRNLRIDTEVIDIKAYRLNLGRGYINPFYDLAWHDLYIMSYLFGNFTIKKVKDKGDIFEVEGETKKNSFFLQVAWSHKFLKRQWFLKTEKGNITLDFAEDKIIYPDGKIKEKDSVDKLELMIKQFLKEPSFESSYRAINILKEFSKFTV; encoded by the coding sequence ATGGAGGTTTTTTGTTTGAAAGTTGGAATTGTTGGAACAGGGAATATGGGATCAAAATACATTAAAAAGTTTGAGATTTTAGGTCTTGATGCAGTTCTTATAGACTTAGATTCTAAAAAGCTTGCAGAACATCCTGATAAGTTCAGCAAATATACAGACATTGATGAGGCTGTAAAAAAGGAGGATATTTCCCATCTTTTTATAGCAACAGATCCAAGATCTCACATTCCCCTTGCAAAGAAGGCACTGGAAAGGGGAATAAATGTTATGGTTGAAAAGCCCCCTTCAATAGACCCTTCTGAGCTTGAAGAAGCTGTAGATTTTGCAGAAAAAAAAGGGGCTGTTTTATCGGTATCAGAGATAGAACTCAGGGCAAACACAGTTAGAAATCTTAGAATAGACACAGAGGTAATTGATATAAAAGCTTATAGACTCAACTTAGGCAGAGGTTACATAAATCCCTTTTATGATCTTGCGTGGCATGATCTTTATATAATGAGCTATCTTTTTGGTAATTTTACAATCAAAAAAGTAAAGGATAAGGGAGATATATTTGAGGTGGAAGGGGAAACAAAGAAAAATAGTTTTTTCCTTCAGGTTGCATGGAGTCACAAGTTTTTGAAAAGACAGTGGTTTTTAAAAACAGAAAAAGGGAATATAACCCTTGATTTTGCAGAAGATAAGATCATATATCCTGACGGAAAAATCAAGGAAAAAGACAGTGTTGATAAGTTAGAGCTTATGATAAAACAGTTTTTGAAAGAACCTTCCTTTGAAAGTTCCTACAGGGCAATAAATATTCTGAAAGAGTTCAGCAAATTTACTGTATAA
- the nusB gene encoding transcription antitermination factor NusB yields the protein MKKAGRYRKKAREILFKTLYTYDLKGGDIFEILEEHLKDVRSNLSAQVLEYVYSLAKGIIDTIDDIDSIINENLKDWRIERLGYPERALLRLGTYELVFSEVPDKGRVFIDVLDLAKRYINNEETLKFLNGVLSTIHKKYNQNVKI from the coding sequence ATGAAAAAAGCAGGAAGATACAGAAAAAAAGCAAGAGAGATACTTTTTAAAACTCTTTACACATACGATCTTAAAGGTGGAGATATTTTTGAGATACTGGAGGAACATCTCAAAGATGTAAGAAGCAATCTTTCTGCACAGGTTCTTGAGTATGTTTACTCACTTGCAAAAGGTATAATAGATACTATTGATGATATTGACAGCATAATAAACGAAAATCTGAAAGACTGGAGAATAGAAAGGCTTGGATATCCGGAAAGAGCTCTACTCAGGCTTGGAACATATGAGCTTGTTTTTTCTGAAGTGCCTGATAAAGGTAGGGTTTTTATAGATGTTCTTGATCTTGCAAAACGATACATAAACAACGAAGAAACTCTGAAGTTTTTAAATGGTGTTCTCAGCACTATTCACAAAAAATACAACCAGAATGTGAAAATATGA
- the dapA gene encoding 4-hydroxy-tetrahydrodipicolinate synthase: MFKGSIVALITPFKNGSIDRKSLKNLIDFHVEKGTDAIVVAGTTGESATLTFPEHEELINLAVEYADKRIPIIAGTGANATHEAIALTKSAEKAGVDGSLQIVPYYNKPTQEGIYQHFKAICEETNIPLILYNIPSRTGTDMLPETFARIYSDFPNVIGIKEATGNVARVSETIDLTNPEVVILSGDDALTVPMMSVGAKGVISVANNIIPEEIANMCRLALDGNFEEARKIHNKYWKLFKILFIETNPIPVKTAAYLMGLIEDNEMRLPLYYMRPENEEKLKNVLKDYGLLK; the protein is encoded by the coding sequence ATGTTTAAAGGATCAATAGTTGCCCTTATAACACCTTTTAAAAATGGTTCTATAGATAGAAAGTCCTTAAAAAATCTTATAGATTTTCATGTTGAGAAAGGAACTGATGCGATTGTTGTTGCTGGAACGACAGGGGAATCAGCAACCCTCACCTTCCCTGAGCATGAAGAACTTATAAATCTTGCTGTTGAGTATGCAGACAAAAGAATTCCTATAATAGCAGGAACAGGGGCTAACGCAACCCACGAGGCGATAGCACTGACAAAATCTGCAGAAAAAGCAGGTGTTGATGGATCACTCCAGATAGTTCCTTACTACAACAAGCCAACACAGGAAGGAATATACCAGCATTTTAAGGCTATATGCGAAGAAACAAATATTCCTCTTATTCTTTACAACATTCCTTCAAGAACTGGAACAGACATGCTACCTGAAACTTTTGCAAGGATATACTCGGATTTCCCTAATGTAATAGGAATTAAGGAGGCTACAGGAAATGTGGCAAGAGTTTCAGAAACTATAGACCTGACAAATCCTGAAGTTGTTATACTCTCTGGAGATGATGCTCTGACAGTTCCAATGATGTCTGTAGGTGCAAAAGGGGTGATATCTGTTGCAAACAACATAATACCTGAAGAGATAGCAAATATGTGCAGACTTGCTCTGGACGGAAATTTTGAGGAAGCAAGAAAAATCCACAATAAATACTGGAAGCTTTTCAAGATCCTTTTTATTGAGACAAATCCTATACCAGTAAAAACGGCAGCATACCTTATGGGACTTATAGAAGATAACGAGATGAGACTGCCCCTTTACTATATGAGACCTGAAAATGAAGAAAAGCTTAAGAATGTTCTTAAGGACTACGGACTGTTAAAGTAA
- the mreC gene encoding rod shape-determining protein MreC — MKKRLIIYIFLIVFLLSGGTFIIKTGLIKSIVLDASYPFIKSVAEIKEFFDFLAEMIRSQKDLIQQNKKLQQEVEILKAQIIYLKNIENENKNLKKMLNFVKERSDFSFKAGKIIGYSPDSWNGFVIINLGSMDGIKKGDIVVANGYLFGEVYQVGAFSSSVILTSDKNFMISARCRKTREAVFYRGKNTKEGKLLYVKPDQDIRIGDIVETAGFESGIPEGIPIGTVKSISYDEGNFYKDVSVSLSLNPLEIEYVIVLSRKETGKK; from the coding sequence ATGAAAAAAAGGCTGATTATCTATATTTTTTTAATAGTATTTCTCCTTTCAGGAGGAACTTTTATCATAAAAACCGGACTTATCAAAAGCATTGTTCTTGATGCATCATACCCTTTTATAAAATCTGTTGCAGAGATAAAAGAATTTTTTGATTTTTTGGCAGAAATGATCCGCTCACAAAAAGACCTGATACAGCAAAACAAAAAACTCCAGCAGGAAGTGGAAATTCTAAAGGCACAGATAATTTACCTAAAAAATATTGAAAATGAAAACAAAAACCTAAAAAAAATGCTGAATTTTGTAAAAGAAAGATCTGATTTTTCATTTAAAGCTGGGAAGATTATAGGCTATTCTCCAGACAGCTGGAACGGGTTTGTGATTATTAATCTTGGAAGTATGGACGGTATTAAAAAGGGAGACATTGTTGTGGCAAACGGCTATCTCTTTGGGGAGGTGTATCAGGTTGGTGCCTTTTCATCTTCTGTAATACTAACATCAGATAAAAACTTTATGATATCAGCAAGATGCAGAAAAACAAGAGAAGCTGTTTTCTATAGGGGAAAAAACACAAAAGAGGGAAAACTTTTGTATGTCAAGCCTGATCAGGACATAAGGATTGGTGACATTGTGGAAACAGCAGGATTTGAATCTGGAATTCCGGAGGGTATCCCAATAGGAACAGTTAAATCTATTTCTTATGATGAAGGAAATTTTTATAAAGATGTTTCTGTATCCCTTAGCTTAAACCCTCTTGAAATTGAGTATGTGATAGTTTTATCAAGGAAAGAAACAGGAAAAAAATGA